From the genome of Alosa alosa isolate M-15738 ecotype Scorff River chromosome 20, AALO_Geno_1.1, whole genome shotgun sequence, one region includes:
- the s100a10a gene encoding protein S100-A10a codes for MPSDLEKAMESMIMVFHKYASKEGDNNSLSRRELKDLMENELSGFLMSQKDPATVDKIMKDLDTNGDGQVSFEEFVSLVVGLSIACEQCYQMHLKKTGARK; via the exons ATGCCATCTGACCTAGAGAAAGCGATGGAGTCCATGATCATGGTGTTCCACAAATACGCTTCCAAGGAGGGCGACAACAACTCTCTGAGCCGCAGGGAGCTCAAAGACCTCATGGAGAACGAGCTATCTGGCTTCCTCATG TCTCAGAAAGACCCTGCCACAGTGGACAAGATCATGAAGGATCTGGACACTAACGGCGACGGCCAAGTGAGCTTTGAGGAGTTTGTGTCTCTGGTGGTTGGCCTATCCATCGCCTGTGAACAGTGCTATCAGATGCATCTCAAGAAAACGGGGGCCAGAAAGTGA